Proteins from a single region of Bdellovibrio svalbardensis:
- a CDS encoding ABC transporter permease: MNSANSLYAQDFGNLQIAMAFVLVLVAMAISKLLKLDLKKDFFIASLRTTLQLIGVGYILRWVFKSESLVVNLLILLVMTLVAAQAVTSRLKQKNLKYYVAALVALLASVWPLGFIALEVFFRAQALQQSIFFIPFMGVLMGNALSAISLAFVGLERVRAENILEIETFKALGANSFEACQRLYRDLLRNALTPNLNGMTIVGIVSLPGVMAGQLIGGVDPVTAARFQILVMFLILLTAMVGTLVALGLNHFFFMPSWLTSQEQPWSFPLEQHEKLVLSGPSGTGKSRLLKSMRLLDLESVRATLQNKSSVKLLESSSLKTQYLHQRAFFIPGTVEENLRWPFSFKNNSEKIYKADRIQKFLKKLGLPPDILQKNATTLSGGEGQLIHLIRSLQFDPQVLFLDEPSSSLDSQKTELLEAFLDEWTQQKNHSLVMITHNRDQTKRFASKVLLLKDEGLMYE; encoded by the coding sequence ATGAATTCCGCCAACTCTTTGTACGCTCAGGACTTTGGAAATCTACAGATCGCCATGGCTTTCGTTTTGGTTCTTGTTGCCATGGCCATCTCAAAACTTCTTAAGCTTGATCTGAAAAAAGACTTCTTCATAGCGTCGCTGCGCACCACTCTACAACTCATCGGAGTTGGCTATATCCTAAGGTGGGTTTTTAAAAGCGAATCCCTTGTCGTCAATCTACTCATTCTTTTAGTTATGACCCTGGTCGCAGCACAGGCAGTCACTTCTCGTTTAAAACAAAAGAACTTGAAATATTATGTTGCAGCACTTGTTGCACTTCTTGCCAGTGTTTGGCCTTTAGGTTTTATTGCCTTGGAGGTGTTCTTCCGCGCGCAAGCTCTGCAACAGTCGATTTTCTTTATACCCTTTATGGGCGTACTCATGGGCAATGCCCTGTCTGCCATTTCATTGGCCTTCGTCGGACTAGAAAGAGTGCGTGCCGAGAATATTTTAGAAATTGAAACTTTCAAAGCTCTGGGTGCAAATTCCTTTGAAGCTTGTCAGCGTCTTTACCGTGATCTTTTGCGTAACGCCCTTACTCCCAATCTGAATGGAATGACCATCGTAGGAATCGTGAGTTTGCCGGGTGTGATGGCCGGTCAGCTAATCGGCGGCGTCGATCCCGTCACTGCGGCCCGCTTTCAAATCCTGGTTATGTTTCTAATCTTACTGACCGCGATGGTTGGAACTTTGGTGGCCCTTGGCCTGAACCATTTTTTCTTTATGCCTTCGTGGTTAACCTCCCAGGAACAACCTTGGAGCTTCCCCTTAGAGCAGCATGAAAAACTCGTACTCAGCGGACCTTCTGGAACCGGAAAGAGTCGTCTGCTAAAGTCCATGAGACTTTTAGATTTGGAATCCGTGCGCGCAACACTGCAAAACAAATCTTCAGTCAAACTTCTTGAAAGCAGCTCATTAAAAACTCAATATCTTCATCAAAGAGCTTTCTTTATTCCGGGAACCGTTGAAGAAAACCTGCGCTGGCCTTTCAGTTTTAAGAACAACAGCGAGAAAATCTATAAAGCTGATAGAATTCAGAAATTTTTGAAAAAGCTGGGGCTTCCACCAGATATCCTTCAAAAAAATGCGACAACACTTTCAGGCGGTGAAGGTCAATTGATTCACCTGATCCGCAGTCTGCAGTTCGACCCTCAGGTACTTTTCCTCGATGAACCTAGCTCCTCCCTGGATTCACAGAAGACGGAGCTGCTGGAAGCTTTTTTAGACGAATGGACACAACAAAAAAATCATAGCCTCGTTATGATTACGCACAATCGGGATCAAACAAAACGATTTGCATCCAAGGTATTGCTCTTAAAGGACGAAGGTTTAATGTATGAATAA
- a CDS encoding Mur ligase family protein — MKSGDWFLPMTIKEINQHALIAEALSRGAVGFTYEQGQRDSFDSSLLKTSNFAVPNLRDYLFSLAREKRAQINPQIAVIAGSAGKTSVKELVGAILKSWHPQKYFISPDNQNTKIALATQILRLPSDCQCASFEMGARRVNDFAIPLSYLQPSVVALLNIGSAHVGEFGCKENLWNEKISCLNSESAKSLVVPSDNLLILEYAMQTGKNVLSFGYSKQSSIRILDETTEQITLRIMDDTVKLDCPFQGAAKALNVAASVAVAKSMGAPLSAIQDGLQKFDGVPRRFQLFQWDRVTAIDDAFNASPESYAEGLQRLKKLSNEKRLLLVLGSMLELGESAEAEHRKVAHQIKDLFGLSARVAVATVGTEANWIHQELKSLGFSSDQLQHFQSAADARRIQNQRLEFDLIYFKGSKSIQLQTIFGDS; from the coding sequence GTGAAATCGGGAGATTGGTTTCTTCCGATGACCATCAAAGAGATAAATCAGCACGCTTTGATTGCAGAGGCACTCTCTCGAGGAGCGGTGGGCTTTACCTACGAACAAGGTCAGCGCGACTCTTTTGATTCATCCTTACTGAAAACTTCGAACTTTGCGGTTCCCAATCTTCGTGATTATCTGTTTTCTTTGGCTCGTGAAAAGCGAGCCCAAATCAATCCTCAGATTGCAGTCATTGCGGGAAGCGCTGGCAAGACCAGCGTGAAAGAACTTGTGGGTGCGATTTTAAAATCCTGGCATCCTCAAAAATATTTTATCAGCCCGGACAATCAAAATACTAAAATTGCCTTAGCAACGCAGATTTTACGTCTGCCTTCTGATTGCCAATGCGCCAGTTTCGAAATGGGTGCACGGCGCGTGAACGACTTCGCCATTCCGCTCAGTTATTTACAACCTTCCGTGGTTGCGTTGTTAAATATCGGAAGCGCACATGTTGGAGAGTTTGGCTGCAAAGAAAATCTTTGGAACGAAAAAATCTCCTGCCTCAATTCTGAATCCGCTAAATCCTTGGTCGTTCCTTCTGACAACCTTTTAATTCTTGAATATGCCATGCAAACTGGAAAGAATGTTCTTTCCTTTGGTTACTCCAAACAAAGCTCAATCCGGATTTTAGACGAGACCACTGAGCAAATTACGTTGCGGATCATGGACGACACCGTGAAACTTGACTGCCCTTTTCAGGGGGCAGCAAAAGCACTCAATGTTGCAGCATCTGTCGCTGTCGCCAAATCCATGGGCGCGCCTTTATCTGCAATACAAGATGGTCTGCAAAAATTTGACGGAGTTCCTCGCCGTTTTCAGCTCTTCCAGTGGGACCGAGTGACGGCCATTGATGACGCTTTCAACGCCAGCCCTGAAAGTTATGCCGAAGGCCTTCAACGGCTGAAGAAACTTTCAAACGAAAAGCGCCTGCTGTTGGTTTTAGGATCGATGCTTGAGCTGGGAGAATCTGCCGAAGCAGAGCATCGTAAAGTTGCTCATCAAATTAAAGATCTCTTTGGCTTATCTGCGCGTGTTGCCGTAGCAACTGTTGGAACTGAAGCTAATTGGATTCATCAGGAATTGAAAAGCTTGGGGTTTTCTTCAGACCAGCTACAACATTTTCAATCAGCTGCGGATGCTCGTAGGATTCAAAATCAACGCCTTGAATTTGATCTGATTTATTTTAAAGGTTCCAAATCTATTCAGTTGCAAACTATTTTTGGTGACTCATGA
- a CDS encoding glutamate-cysteine ligase family protein, with amino-acid sequence MNFTQFSSEEKKNFAKGFRFGLESEYLVVKKDDFTPLWHHDLTFELLNDIFETVPLDGIPSCDGLDLEPPQTKLMPFVVEGYHLPDMDVGAKEILPKGVEIRTPVCDSLEHVLQVHTTLFHRLKTAMNEHGYDLVCLSHHPIHSKFSGPQNKRRHDYWQWSMEVMTTFGPDINVSLPETLAAMVNEEELEAKINYYGPALSALSVASPFCDGAPWELREGFGKSFRMHKRSYIAPPIEFHPTEKNRYEFKVFDMPNSVEEIEAQFLSFLALVLDEGLQGRATKQTRIYDLGQVARHGLQAEDMSARATELLERAPAVLKEWGYDAKALEVFKKRVLTGKTPADDMIEMFQQTKSLKDVLKSRSQFRV; translated from the coding sequence ATGAACTTTACTCAATTCTCTAGTGAAGAAAAAAAGAATTTTGCCAAGGGATTTCGCTTTGGTCTTGAATCAGAATATCTCGTCGTAAAAAAAGACGACTTCACTCCATTGTGGCATCATGATCTGACTTTTGAACTTTTGAACGACATCTTCGAGACCGTTCCTTTGGATGGAATTCCTTCGTGCGATGGATTGGACCTCGAGCCTCCGCAAACAAAATTAATGCCTTTCGTGGTCGAAGGTTACCATCTTCCAGATATGGATGTGGGAGCAAAAGAAATTTTACCAAAGGGAGTTGAGATTCGGACTCCGGTCTGTGACAGCCTTGAACATGTCTTGCAAGTTCACACCACATTGTTTCATCGCCTCAAGACAGCAATGAATGAACACGGATACGATCTGGTCTGTCTTTCACATCACCCTATACATTCAAAATTTTCCGGCCCCCAAAACAAACGTCGCCATGATTACTGGCAGTGGTCTATGGAAGTTATGACGACCTTTGGTCCGGATATTAACGTGAGCCTGCCAGAAACTCTCGCGGCGATGGTCAACGAAGAAGAACTTGAAGCTAAGATCAACTACTATGGACCAGCGTTGTCAGCCCTGAGCGTGGCATCTCCATTCTGTGATGGCGCCCCTTGGGAATTGCGTGAAGGTTTTGGAAAAAGCTTCCGCATGCACAAACGCAGCTATATCGCACCTCCGATTGAGTTTCACCCAACTGAAAAAAATCGCTATGAATTCAAAGTGTTCGATATGCCGAATTCTGTTGAAGAAATTGAAGCGCAATTTCTATCTTTCCTTGCCTTGGTCTTGGATGAAGGACTTCAAGGGCGCGCCACCAAGCAGACTCGCATCTATGATCTAGGCCAAGTGGCTCGTCATGGCTTGCAAGCTGAAGATATGTCTGCGCGCGCAACTGAATTGCTTGAGCGGGCCCCCGCTGTTCTTAAAGAATGGGGCTATGATGCCAAAGCACTTGAGGTTTTCAAAAAGCGTGTTTTGACTGGAAAGACTCCGGCGGACGATATGATTGAAATGTTTCAACAGACCAAGTCATTGAAAGACGTTCTGAAGTCTCGCAGTCAGTTCCGAGTTTAA
- a CDS encoding PepSY-associated TM helix domain-containing protein, with translation MIRSFRKWHRWISVAIALPFVITLTTGILLATRGFNSWVQPEYAPIKTGLSVSFEQILTAAQSIPEAKIKSWKDVSQIDIRPATGNIRLRAKNTQWEIQIDGATGQVTGTGIRRASFLTSLHEGAYFGPFVRYGVFLPSALGVFFLLASGIAIFTQPYFNKRKKKLSQGSTP, from the coding sequence ATGATTCGATCTTTTCGCAAATGGCACCGCTGGATATCTGTCGCAATAGCTCTTCCCTTCGTGATCACACTCACGACGGGTATTTTGCTGGCGACTCGTGGCTTTAATTCTTGGGTTCAGCCCGAGTACGCGCCCATCAAAACAGGCTTGAGTGTTTCTTTTGAACAAATTCTAACCGCTGCTCAAAGTATCCCTGAAGCCAAAATTAAAAGCTGGAAGGATGTTTCACAAATAGATATCCGACCTGCTACTGGAAATATCCGCCTGCGCGCGAAGAACACCCAATGGGAAATTCAAATCGACGGAGCCACCGGCCAGGTAACGGGAACGGGAATACGCAGGGCCTCTTTTCTTACTTCACTCCATGAGGGAGCTTATTTTGGTCCCTTCGTAAGATATGGTGTCTTTCTGCCTAGCGCTCTTGGCGTCTTCTTCCTGTTGGCGTCAGGAATCGCAATATTTACTCAACCATATTTTAATAAAAGAAAAAAGAAACTTAGCCAAGGATCAACCCCATGA
- a CDS encoding ribonuclease H family protein encodes MSRAVKRVFQKLVQFICTKDKSPVFEIYTDGSWKAGRGAWAYVQVKNGQITKEDSGPARKTNCTRMEFQAAIEALRSLPLGTKATLYSDSRILVDTMTLWLSDWKQNGWLKKTGQEIPSVDQIKILDSLNEQHSISWRWVRAHAGVVFNERCDQLCIQARTQAKQSP; translated from the coding sequence GTGTCGAGAGCAGTGAAGAGAGTTTTTCAGAAATTAGTTCAATTTATCTGCACAAAAGATAAGTCGCCTGTTTTTGAAATCTATACTGACGGAAGCTGGAAAGCCGGTCGAGGTGCTTGGGCTTATGTTCAAGTTAAGAATGGTCAAATAACCAAAGAGGATTCGGGCCCAGCAAGAAAGACCAATTGCACGCGGATGGAGTTTCAAGCGGCCATAGAGGCTCTGCGTTCTTTGCCGTTAGGAACCAAGGCCACTCTTTATTCAGACTCACGTATCTTGGTTGATACCATGACTCTGTGGTTGTCGGATTGGAAGCAAAACGGGTGGCTTAAGAAAACCGGTCAAGAGATCCCAAGCGTTGATCAAATCAAAATACTGGATTCTTTAAACGAACAGCACTCTATTTCTTGGCGGTGGGTGCGCGCGCACGCGGGCGTTGTCTTTAACGAGCGATGTGATCAGCTCTGTATTCAGGCTAGAACTCAGGCTAAGCAATCACCTTGA
- a CDS encoding tRNA-uridine aminocarboxypropyltransferase, giving the protein MNLQTYLQARLSLAAKQSTTRVMCAHCLQPDVGCYCPSIQRFDPGMEFVILIHPIEVRRRIATGRMSSLCLENSHMISGEDYSNNAQVNALIADPDFHSVILYPGADSKDLTPMTETEKAELFPVGRKLRIFVIDGTWATAKKMVRKSANIKALPKICFSPAKPSNFRVRRQPNTHCFSTIEAIHQSIELLGSVSGFNTASRCHDNLLQVFDKMVERQLDYVKDSYARSGKDPLSRERKRQGDCLA; this is encoded by the coding sequence GTGAATCTGCAAACTTACCTACAAGCACGTCTGAGCCTCGCGGCCAAACAAAGCACCACCAGAGTGATGTGTGCCCATTGCCTGCAGCCAGACGTGGGTTGCTATTGCCCCTCCATCCAGAGATTTGATCCCGGGATGGAGTTTGTAATTCTGATTCACCCCATCGAAGTTCGCCGCCGCATTGCCACTGGAAGAATGTCCTCTTTGTGTTTGGAAAATTCTCACATGATTTCGGGCGAAGATTACTCCAACAATGCGCAAGTGAATGCATTGATTGCGGACCCTGATTTTCATTCTGTGATTCTTTATCCAGGAGCGGATTCAAAGGATTTGACCCCAATGACCGAAACAGAAAAAGCCGAGCTTTTTCCCGTCGGAAGAAAACTGCGCATCTTCGTCATTGATGGTACCTGGGCCACGGCAAAAAAGATGGTCCGCAAAAGTGCGAATATCAAAGCCTTGCCTAAAATTTGCTTTTCCCCTGCAAAACCTTCAAACTTTCGCGTGCGCAGACAGCCCAATACACATTGTTTCTCAACTATTGAAGCAATACACCAGAGCATCGAATTACTCGGTTCAGTCAGCGGCTTTAACACTGCTTCTCGCTGCCATGATAATTTACTTCAAGTCTTTGATAAGATGGTCGAACGACAACTGGACTACGTGAAAGATTCCTATGCACGCTCGGGCAAGGATCCATTGAGTCGCGAACGCAAACGTCAAGGTGATTGCTTAGCCTGA
- a CDS encoding glutathione peroxidase gives MSGNVHDFKVADISGKPVQLEQYKGKVLLIVNTASKCGLTPQYTDLASLYEKYKNNGLEILGFPANEFAGQEPGSNDEIKDFCTMNFGIKFPMFSKVVVKGEGQHPLYNYLTQTIPHTTKNPDSHFEKTLNEYGEFRTNPSDVLWNFEKFLIGRDGKVVGRFAPDMNPHDEILTKAIEKALA, from the coding sequence ATGTCAGGCAATGTTCACGATTTCAAAGTAGCAGATATCAGCGGCAAGCCCGTTCAACTTGAGCAATACAAAGGCAAAGTCCTTCTTATTGTGAATACTGCTTCAAAATGCGGACTCACTCCTCAATACACTGATCTTGCAAGTCTCTACGAGAAATATAAAAACAACGGTCTTGAAATTCTTGGCTTTCCAGCAAATGAATTCGCCGGGCAAGAACCCGGTTCTAACGACGAGATCAAAGACTTTTGCACGATGAATTTCGGCATCAAATTCCCGATGTTTTCCAAAGTTGTCGTGAAGGGCGAAGGACAGCATCCGCTGTACAACTATCTAACCCAAACAATTCCTCACACGACTAAAAATCCAGACAGTCATTTCGAAAAGACATTGAACGAATATGGTGAGTTCCGCACAAATCCATCCGATGTTCTTTGGAACTTTGAAAAATTCTTGATTGGTCGCGATGGAAAAGTGGTGGGCCGTTTTGCGCCAGACATGAATCCCCATGATGAAATCCTGACTAAGGCCATTGAAAAAGCTCTTGCGTAA
- a CDS encoding helix-turn-helix domain-containing protein: MGEKLSKLASFLKEGRLKAGLSQKEVSEYLKYDTPQFVSNWERGIAAPPISILKKLADLYKISSEKLFEVVLAEEIRLTEENLRKKFKMSKA, from the coding sequence ATGGGCGAAAAGTTAAGTAAGCTAGCAAGTTTTCTAAAAGAAGGCCGCCTTAAAGCGGGTCTCTCTCAAAAAGAAGTTTCTGAATATCTTAAATACGACACACCACAATTTGTATCTAACTGGGAGCGCGGAATTGCCGCTCCACCCATTTCTATTCTTAAAAAGCTAGCGGATCTATATAAGATCTCTTCAGAGAAATTGTTCGAAGTGGTTTTGGCCGAAGAGATCCGTCTTACTGAAGAAAATCTTCGCAAAAAATTTAAAATGTCCAAGGCTTAG
- a CDS encoding GNAT family N-acetyltransferase produces MQNITYSTLNFQKPSEIYRAAQIHESAPLNWDPTYRVTEERIQNWCKFLRNSAENKDLLMLFAKTAEGEIIGMHWVALSDRQGEKVAHIHSLWVSGDHREQGIGKELKRLGEQWAKKNGAVMMITGVFYSNQDMIEFNIKMGFKPQQVEMTKKL; encoded by the coding sequence ATGCAAAACATCACTTACAGCACTTTAAACTTTCAGAAACCCAGTGAAATATATCGAGCCGCACAAATTCACGAAAGTGCACCCCTGAACTGGGATCCCACTTATCGGGTCACAGAAGAAAGAATTCAAAACTGGTGTAAGTTCCTTCGAAACTCTGCCGAGAACAAGGATCTCTTAATGCTCTTTGCTAAAACCGCTGAAGGTGAAATCATCGGAATGCACTGGGTGGCTCTTTCCGACAGACAGGGCGAGAAAGTCGCACATATTCATTCCCTGTGGGTTTCTGGCGACCACCGCGAACAAGGCATAGGCAAGGAGCTCAAGCGTTTGGGCGAACAATGGGCGAAGAAGAATGGCGCTGTGATGATGATCACGGGAGTCTTCTATAGCAACCAGGACATGATCGAATTTAATATTAAGATGGGATTCAAACCTCAACAGGTCGAAATGACGAAAAAACTGTAA
- a CDS encoding tyrosine-type recombinase/integrase — MSAKRITTKNGEVRWEVRVYENGRGSKRLKKIFDRKIDAEKFLLEFEKKKQELAENPFPSITFKDRTFNSESTYWLEDADSKFSPGHKVKAKEVVSSFIKVFPNLPIEKMTPEFLSKYQQAEFKKGLAPSTCNRKTEILMAVLNHSVKHRRIPFHPAQGFTKMKKTFLEMKFLTEGEARHFLRHIDQKYPRHTKDRWIFIVYLLAINTGMRAGEIWGLKRCDINSTRGIISVCRQFNRVSQELAQTKSGKGRDVPCNDHLREELKVWCMSNTIAMDDLVFSTETGLPICHENFIARRFKQDIRAWGGKTIRFHDLRHTAITLLISKKVDIKTVKEIAGHANIQTTMNYSHLLSDAVEKVSKEFQIIPAEKYADLKLVVNPEDHDISCAR; from the coding sequence ATGTCAGCAAAAAGAATTACAACTAAAAACGGCGAAGTTCGCTGGGAAGTTCGTGTCTATGAAAACGGACGCGGATCCAAGCGACTAAAAAAGATTTTTGATCGAAAAATCGACGCCGAAAAGTTTCTATTGGAATTTGAGAAAAAGAAACAAGAATTAGCTGAGAACCCCTTCCCAAGCATCACCTTTAAAGATCGCACATTTAATAGTGAATCCACTTACTGGCTCGAGGATGCAGATTCAAAGTTCTCCCCCGGCCACAAAGTTAAGGCGAAAGAAGTTGTTTCATCCTTTATCAAAGTTTTTCCAAATTTGCCGATCGAAAAGATGACTCCGGAGTTTCTCTCTAAGTACCAACAAGCTGAATTCAAAAAGGGCCTGGCTCCCTCAACCTGCAATAGGAAGACAGAAATCTTAATGGCAGTTTTGAATCATTCCGTGAAACACAGAAGAATTCCCTTTCATCCAGCTCAAGGCTTTACCAAAATGAAGAAAACTTTTCTTGAAATGAAGTTTTTAACTGAAGGTGAAGCCAGGCACTTTCTTCGGCATATCGACCAAAAGTACCCTCGACACACAAAGGATCGCTGGATCTTTATCGTCTACCTACTCGCCATCAATACCGGCATGCGTGCTGGTGAAATATGGGGCTTAAAGCGCTGCGATATTAATTCGACCCGTGGAATTATCTCAGTTTGCCGTCAGTTTAATCGAGTTTCTCAGGAGCTCGCACAAACTAAAAGTGGCAAAGGTCGAGATGTCCCCTGCAACGATCACCTTCGCGAAGAACTGAAGGTTTGGTGTATGAGTAATACGATTGCCATGGATGACTTAGTTTTTTCTACCGAAACTGGGCTCCCCATTTGTCATGAAAATTTCATCGCCCGAAGATTTAAACAAGATATCAGGGCCTGGGGCGGAAAGACAATTCGCTTCCATGACCTGCGCCATACGGCGATCACTCTTTTGATTTCTAAAAAAGTTGATATCAAAACAGTTAAAGAAATTGCCGGGCATGCAAATATTCAAACAACAATGAACTACTCACACCTGCTCAGCGATGCGGTCGAAAAAGTATCAAAGGAATTTCAGATTATTCCTGCAGAAAAATATGCTGATCTCAAGTTAGTAGTTAACCCTGAAGATCATGACATCTCTTGTGCAAGATAA
- a CDS encoding helix-turn-helix domain-containing protein, producing the protein MTMNPAPGAESERFSLFENLKALLTPNEVCELLGISIKTIYDWKYRGALRGVPRELFVKLNRRLFIRTDILRKWIFSQNGIYCP; encoded by the coding sequence ATGACCATGAACCCAGCTCCTGGAGCTGAATCCGAACGCTTTTCGCTCTTTGAAAACCTAAAAGCACTATTAACTCCCAATGAAGTTTGCGAACTTCTCGGCATCTCTATTAAAACCATTTATGATTGGAAATATAGAGGCGCACTCCGAGGCGTTCCGCGCGAACTCTTTGTGAAGTTAAATCGAAGACTATTTATCCGAACTGACATTTTAAGAAAGTGGATTTTTTCGCAAAACGGAATTTATTGCCCGTAG
- a CDS encoding replication-relaxation family protein, whose translation MTKTYAFPKREPQLPLEKLLSMNELEITKYVLEMRYLTLGQIITRFYDEGRVEESVRKLLNLQILKCKDETLNEQSLFLATLKGFELVQAEWKDKKIPQVTKSVMPGRLNHDLLLNDLRIRFEQLNYLKQWASEQSLKEVPLFLREFQNMPDACCKKKNDKSYFLELEVAMKNAKAYRDRIETYLKVLQHPDMKGAGIEGVIFFCTDDKVVEVIKKQIPKEAKGISVMPYYKYFANKDEEPRSVTVH comes from the coding sequence GTGACAAAAACATATGCATTTCCAAAGCGTGAACCACAACTGCCGCTAGAGAAGTTGTTATCAATGAACGAATTGGAAATCACAAAGTACGTTTTGGAAATGCGCTATCTGACGCTCGGACAAATCATCACAAGGTTTTATGATGAGGGAAGAGTGGAGGAGAGTGTTCGTAAGCTTTTGAATTTGCAAATTCTAAAGTGTAAGGACGAAACATTGAATGAGCAGTCCTTGTTTTTAGCTACTCTGAAAGGATTTGAATTGGTACAGGCGGAGTGGAAGGATAAGAAAATTCCGCAGGTCACTAAGTCAGTAATGCCAGGTAGACTGAATCATGATTTGCTGCTCAATGATCTACGTATCCGATTTGAACAGTTGAATTACTTAAAGCAATGGGCTTCAGAGCAATCATTAAAAGAGGTGCCTTTGTTTTTGAGAGAGTTTCAAAACATGCCGGATGCTTGTTGTAAGAAGAAAAACGATAAGAGTTATTTCTTAGAGTTAGAAGTAGCAATGAAGAATGCAAAGGCATACCGAGATCGTATCGAGACATACCTGAAAGTCTTGCAGCATCCAGATATGAAGGGCGCAGGGATTGAAGGAGTCATTTTCTTTTGTACTGATGACAAAGTTGTAGAAGTCATCAAAAAGCAAATCCCTAAGGAAGCTAAAGGGATTTCAGTGATGCCTTATTATAAGTACTTTGCAAATAAGGACGAAGAACCAAGATCGGTTACGGTGCATTAA
- a CDS encoding type IV secretory system conjugative DNA transfer family protein, producing the protein MLNLEILKRDLSSLLGFSPKEPNIQIGRIAGSFFQNEKLTDSELNHHVHIVGASGFGKTVLLTKIMKSRLTRGQGLLWIDLKGDVDTIQEMIKTVKESGRGKDLKIFSISHPELTGSYNLLQNGDATELRDKLMGSFEWSNEFYKDQAASYLLKLFMGLTWLREHQQYRFDLATVLESITNPEFVEELCLKIPESALQIKRLMEDLYSYINNKTSYENLSGLRAHLESLVLSNFGKFLKESPDGINLFQAVKNQQVAFIFLDSRRYKATAKAIGRLIVQDIIATSARIDAEIPKSKRKPFVCFIDEFADLATPDFISFPDRARSSKMSLVLSHQEIADLKAVDENFATRLTANMATLYAFLQSNPDSAEAIASRGGTKSVLRATEKTKRMLFWDVPTGEKSLRQTEEFNIHPNTIKSLGVGECVVIKKYPRAVAYKVRVNPEV; encoded by the coding sequence ATGTTAAATTTAGAAATTCTAAAGCGAGACCTTAGTTCCCTCCTAGGGTTTAGCCCTAAAGAGCCCAATATTCAAATTGGTAGGATAGCGGGCTCTTTCTTTCAAAATGAAAAACTCACTGACAGTGAACTCAATCACCATGTCCATATTGTGGGGGCTAGCGGTTTTGGTAAGACCGTTTTGCTTACAAAAATCATGAAAAGCAGACTTACCCGCGGGCAGGGGTTGCTTTGGATAGATCTAAAAGGCGATGTCGACACGATTCAGGAGATGATCAAAACGGTAAAGGAAAGTGGCCGAGGGAAGGATCTTAAGATCTTTTCAATTTCTCATCCAGAGCTTACGGGGTCATATAACTTACTGCAAAATGGGGATGCGACGGAATTAAGAGATAAACTTATGGGGAGCTTTGAGTGGAGTAATGAGTTTTATAAGGATCAGGCAGCAAGCTATTTGCTAAAACTGTTCATGGGACTTACTTGGCTCAGAGAACATCAGCAATACAGGTTTGATTTAGCTACAGTTCTAGAATCCATTACGAACCCAGAATTTGTGGAGGAATTGTGCTTAAAGATTCCAGAAAGCGCGCTGCAAATTAAAAGACTGATGGAGGATTTGTATTCCTACATCAATAACAAAACAAGCTATGAGAACCTTTCGGGGTTACGGGCGCATTTAGAAAGTTTAGTGCTTTCAAATTTCGGTAAGTTCCTGAAGGAATCTCCAGACGGGATTAACCTATTTCAAGCCGTAAAAAACCAACAGGTGGCTTTTATCTTTTTGGATTCAAGAAGGTATAAGGCAACAGCTAAGGCGATTGGTAGACTTATCGTTCAAGATATCATTGCGACTTCAGCGAGGATTGATGCGGAGATTCCAAAATCTAAGCGGAAACCCTTTGTTTGTTTTATTGACGAGTTTGCAGATTTAGCGACGCCGGATTTTATTAGCTTCCCCGATAGGGCTAGAAGTTCAAAAATGTCCTTGGTTCTATCGCACCAGGAAATTGCCGATCTTAAAGCGGTGGATGAGAACTTTGCTACAAGGCTTACTGCGAATATGGCAACGCTGTACGCCTTTTTGCAATCAAACCCAGATAGTGCGGAGGCGATTGCAAGTAGAGGAGGGACGAAGTCGGTGTTGAGGGCGACGGAAAAGACCAAGAGGATGTTATTTTGGGATGTGCCGACGGGGGAAAAGTCTTTACGACAGACGGAAGAATTTAACATTCATCCAAACACCATCAAGTCGCTCGGGGTGGGGGAGTGTGTGGTTATTAAGAAATATCCTAGAGCCGTGGCCTATAAAGTCCGCGTCAACCCCGAGGTTTAG